One Turneriella parva DSM 21527 genomic region harbors:
- the lpxD gene encoding UDP-3-O-(3-hydroxymyristoyl)glucosamine N-acyltransferase encodes MKTTIDKTVGEIAAECNQGFRLKEVLSGNDIKVKTIAGTEDCKPGDLVFVSDAKQIKDVLARKPAAMVVAAAEAAKLGPQAETAIIASENPGVSYALMRQKYTDRDYTEGGFERIHPTAIIHESVKIPDDVKIGPYTVIERGAVIGKGVVLQSHVVIEFEAVIGEGTVIQHMSIVGFQCKIGKNCLILPHSVIGSEGFGYAQDENFHHYRIPQTGNVVIGDDVTIGALNAIDRATFTSTNFRDNVICDNICHTAHNCDIGENSILLTGWKMAGSSKTGKRVIASGDAMVKDHVSICDDVVLVHRAGVIADITEKGMYAQSPSQPMREYVKNFAAYQKLGDMAKEFKELKKQVAELMAAKGG; translated from the coding sequence ATGAAAACCACCATTGATAAAACCGTCGGCGAAATCGCCGCTGAATGCAACCAAGGCTTTCGCCTCAAAGAAGTTTTGAGCGGAAACGACATTAAAGTCAAGACTATCGCCGGCACCGAAGACTGCAAGCCGGGCGACCTGGTGTTCGTGTCTGACGCGAAACAAATTAAAGACGTTTTGGCCCGCAAACCGGCGGCAATGGTGGTCGCCGCGGCAGAGGCAGCGAAGCTCGGGCCACAGGCCGAAACCGCAATTATTGCGTCAGAAAACCCGGGTGTCTCTTATGCGCTCATGCGGCAGAAATATACCGACCGCGACTATACCGAAGGTGGTTTCGAGCGCATTCACCCGACGGCCATTATTCACGAATCGGTGAAGATTCCCGATGACGTCAAAATCGGCCCGTACACGGTCATCGAACGGGGTGCTGTGATTGGTAAAGGCGTCGTGCTGCAGTCTCATGTCGTGATCGAGTTTGAGGCTGTGATCGGCGAGGGAACCGTCATTCAGCACATGAGCATCGTCGGTTTCCAGTGCAAGATCGGTAAGAACTGCCTTATTCTTCCGCATAGCGTAATCGGTTCAGAAGGGTTTGGTTATGCGCAAGATGAGAACTTTCACCATTACCGCATTCCGCAGACGGGCAATGTCGTGATCGGCGACGACGTCACCATCGGGGCACTCAACGCGATCGACCGCGCGACATTCACGTCGACCAACTTTCGCGATAACGTGATCTGCGACAATATATGCCACACGGCGCACAACTGCGATATCGGCGAAAACTCGATTCTGCTCACCGGTTGGAAAATGGCCGGGTCTTCAAAAACCGGCAAACGTGTGATCGCGAGTGGCGACGCAATGGTAAAAGATCATGTTTCGATCTGCGATGACGTCGTGCTTGTGCACCGTGCGGGTGTAATCGCCGATATCACCGAGAAGGGTATGTATGCACAGTCGCCTTCGCAGCCAATGCGCGAGTACGTGAAAAATTTTGCAGCTTACCAGAAGCTCGGCGACATGGCAAAAGAATTCAAAGAGCTCAAGAAGCAGGTCGCCGAGCTGATGGCGGCCAAAGGCGGTTAG
- a CDS encoding serine hydrolase domain-containing protein encodes MRLTNCAPLIAIALFACSKPPLAPAAVREALPPAFETTARTTVYPGADWEELSPEKAGINREKLKNLEQFLFTNTATEAERKGIRTDGVVIIRGGKVVFERYAREFHRNRKHLIWSVTKSFANTLVGMAVADNKLKVSDSASLYYQPLASGSKTDIQIDHLLRMSSGLYWSEGYESSPLKSSVIAMLYTRGRNDMAAFAASQDLAHPPGTHWYYSSGTTNILMAMLKNVYQEKYEDLIFNRLFKTIGMRFTTFERDGAATPVGSSYLYTTARDLARFGYLYLHDGVWQGKRLLPEKWVRYTTSMAPAYYTTQLNPEDAKDNPGAQWYINVGIPERGQKPPWPDAPADTFAALGPWGQSLYIIPSLDLIAVRLGDDRDGSFDKNRYLGLLKNILEKAP; translated from the coding sequence ATGCGTTTAACCAACTGCGCGCCATTGATTGCCATCGCGCTTTTTGCCTGCAGCAAACCGCCGCTGGCGCCTGCTGCTGTACGCGAAGCATTGCCCCCGGCATTCGAGACAACCGCGCGCACCACAGTCTACCCGGGCGCCGACTGGGAAGAGTTGTCGCCTGAAAAAGCCGGTATCAACCGCGAGAAGCTGAAGAATCTTGAACAGTTCTTGTTCACCAACACAGCGACCGAGGCAGAACGCAAGGGAATCCGCACCGACGGCGTGGTTATCATTCGCGGCGGCAAAGTTGTGTTCGAGCGCTATGCGCGCGAGTTTCACCGCAACCGCAAACACCTGATTTGGTCTGTGACAAAAAGTTTTGCCAACACGCTCGTCGGCATGGCGGTTGCCGATAACAAGCTCAAGGTTAGCGATTCGGCTTCGTTGTATTACCAGCCGCTGGCTTCGGGTAGCAAGACAGACATACAGATCGACCACCTGCTGCGCATGAGTTCGGGGCTCTACTGGTCTGAGGGGTATGAAAGTTCTCCGCTCAAATCTTCGGTAATCGCGATGCTCTATACAAGAGGGCGCAACGACATGGCCGCGTTCGCAGCTTCGCAAGATCTGGCGCACCCACCCGGTACGCACTGGTATTATTCGAGCGGCACGACGAATATTCTCATGGCGATGCTCAAGAACGTCTATCAGGAAAAATACGAAGACCTGATCTTCAACCGCCTGTTCAAGACGATCGGCATGCGATTCACGACATTCGAGCGCGACGGCGCCGCTACACCGGTCGGCTCTTCGTACCTGTACACAACGGCGCGCGACCTCGCCCGCTTCGGTTATCTCTATCTTCACGACGGCGTCTGGCAAGGTAAGAGACTGCTGCCCGAAAAATGGGTACGCTACACGACGTCGATGGCGCCTGCCTATTACACGACGCAGCTGAACCCCGAAGATGCAAAAGATAATCCCGGGGCACAATGGTACATTAACGTGGGTATTCCCGAACGCGGGCAAAAGCCACCCTGGCCCGACGCACCGGCCGACACGTTTGCCGCGCTCGGTCCCTGGGGGCAGTCGCTTTACATTATACCTTCGCTCGATCTGATTGCGGTGAGACTCGGCGATGACCGCGATGGCAGCTTCGATAAGAACCGCTATTTGGGTCTTTTGAAAAACATTCTGGAGAAAGCACCATGA
- a CDS encoding UDP-N-acetylmuramate--L-alanine ligase — translation MAIDSNAFSGSRSNPENVHIIGAGGVGMSGLAMLLARTGAAVTASDLNDSPYLRKLSEKGIATWVGSSPEKIKPGSQVFYSTAVKPEDPERAYAEAHGFACASRHALLQLITQNYFTIAVAGCHGKTTTSAWVARLLESAGFDPTALIGGTVPEWSSNYREGKGTYRGKPLLVIEADESDRSFLSIDTDVALVTNIDLDHTDVHSSLESLRAEFREFLSGALSRGGWAHVSKECDAEFVSLLQERERNIFTQTQVDTALRTVVYGQQALQVGLAGVHNLMNASLVVQLARALNIGDAVLAPMLRNFGGVNRRMQKLAEFAELMLTVIDDYAHHPHEVQATLAALASQYDKLLIFWEPHRLSRFTHFHREFSDALLPYATGHSLFTLPLYASGDKAGDYPETEKLFIPFCNPPFVHIAKSEDFPLTRNAFGDRKAAAVFMGAGLSSEFAQQYVEWLGSL, via the coding sequence ATGGCAATAGACAGTAACGCATTTTCGGGATCGCGCAGCAATCCCGAAAATGTGCATATCATCGGCGCCGGTGGCGTCGGCATGAGCGGGTTGGCAATGCTGCTTGCGCGCACCGGTGCGGCCGTCACGGCGTCAGATCTGAATGATTCCCCATATCTGCGTAAGCTGTCCGAAAAAGGAATTGCCACATGGGTTGGTTCAAGTCCCGAAAAAATAAAGCCCGGTTCTCAGGTATTCTATTCGACTGCGGTAAAACCCGAAGACCCTGAGCGCGCTTATGCCGAAGCGCATGGGTTCGCCTGCGCTTCTCGCCATGCATTGTTACAGTTGATTACCCAAAACTATTTCACGATTGCCGTCGCGGGTTGCCACGGCAAGACCACGACCAGCGCGTGGGTCGCGCGTTTGCTCGAGAGCGCCGGCTTCGACCCGACTGCCCTGATCGGCGGCACAGTACCCGAGTGGAGCTCAAACTACCGTGAGGGCAAGGGCACATATCGGGGCAAACCGCTGCTCGTCATCGAAGCCGACGAATCTGACCGCAGCTTTCTCAGCATCGACACCGACGTGGCACTGGTGACAAATATTGACCTCGACCACACCGACGTCCATTCGAGTCTTGAAAGCCTCAGGGCTGAATTTCGCGAGTTCTTGAGCGGCGCGCTGTCGCGCGGCGGCTGGGCGCACGTTTCAAAAGAGTGCGATGCTGAGTTTGTGAGTTTGCTGCAAGAGCGCGAGCGCAATATATTCACGCAAACACAGGTTGATACCGCCTTGCGCACTGTCGTGTACGGGCAGCAGGCGTTGCAGGTTGGCCTCGCCGGAGTGCACAACCTCATGAATGCTTCTCTGGTCGTTCAGCTGGCACGTGCACTGAACATAGGCGACGCGGTGCTTGCGCCGATGCTGCGAAACTTCGGCGGTGTCAACAGGCGCATGCAGAAGCTGGCTGAATTTGCTGAGTTGATGCTGACGGTCATCGACGACTATGCGCACCACCCGCATGAGGTGCAGGCAACGCTCGCGGCTCTCGCGAGCCAGTACGACAAGCTGCTGATCTTCTGGGAACCTCACCGGCTCAGCCGGTTCACCCATTTTCACCGCGAATTTTCCGACGCTCTGCTGCCCTATGCGACCGGGCACAGCCTCTTCACTTTGCCGCTCTATGCTTCGGGCGACAAGGCGGGCGACTACCCTGAAACGGAAAAACTCTTCATTCCGTTTTGCAATCCTCCCTTTGTGCACATCGCAAAAAGTGAGGATTTTCCCCTTACTCGCAACGCGTTCGGTGACCGCAAAGCTGCCGCAGTATTTATGGGGGCTGGGCTCAGCAGCGAATTCGCGCAGCAGTATGTAGAGTGGTTGGGGAGCCTTTAG
- the recG gene encoding ATP-dependent DNA helicase RecG — protein sequence MISLTETGLFSTEQLKVLSRLKVKDVRDLFYYLPRKYIDRTQKLDLRSSRAGDLVTVVGQILHAEMKFAGRRRFTIKVEANGFIIYATFFNAGPYLQKVLQVGTQVACWGKLEVYRGRLSFMHPEWEVMTEDGDAGSTVHTGRIVPIYRITEGMRAAYLTVKSLRQKIETCLQKYEKRIADYISPETLKAWQMPGVAEALHKIHFPATIEETEYARRRMAFDELMLFSVLNEEKKAAIRRIEKSHKIVINLALKKEIEALEKTLPFELTSDQKKAIFGLMQNSTASYPVNHLLMGDVGSGKTLVALLLALVYMRNGLQVAYLAPTEILARQHYQTFLNILPGGSFEGVELIIGKDAAKERRAKLDRLARGDSRLAIGTHALIQDDVSFQNLALIIIDEQHRFGVEQREKLRAKGKTPDLLSMTATPIPRTLTLAYYGDLEPFYLKEKPKDRLKIDTRLFAESDLDRIYKAVRKYVSEGRQVYIIYPVIEESENSDMASLVSEYAALERDVFPDLRLGLLHGRLTGDEKERAMQKFKEGLIQVLVATTVVEVGIDVPNANVIVIRNPDRFGLSQLHQLRGRVGRGEHQSFCILVAPDRLTAEGQQRLDALVRTDDGFELAQTDFQLRGAGEMTGLRQSGASEFHVADLRIHGDLLDKAVEYLQSHPEVQAQFGSLKNIQQALEKGLVLFGN from the coding sequence ATGATTTCCCTCACTGAAACGGGTTTGTTCTCAACCGAACAACTGAAGGTCTTGAGCCGCCTCAAGGTAAAAGACGTGCGCGATCTGTTTTATTATCTGCCGCGCAAGTATATCGACCGCACGCAAAAACTCGATCTGCGCAGCTCGCGCGCCGGCGACCTCGTCACAGTTGTCGGGCAGATACTGCACGCAGAGATGAAATTTGCGGGCAGACGGCGCTTCACCATAAAAGTAGAAGCCAATGGCTTCATCATCTACGCAACTTTCTTCAACGCAGGCCCGTACCTGCAGAAGGTACTGCAGGTCGGCACACAGGTAGCCTGCTGGGGCAAACTCGAAGTCTACCGTGGGCGGTTGAGTTTTATGCACCCCGAATGGGAGGTCATGACCGAAGACGGTGATGCAGGCAGCACGGTACACACGGGACGTATTGTGCCGATCTACCGCATTACCGAGGGAATGCGCGCCGCCTACCTCACGGTAAAATCACTTCGTCAAAAAATCGAAACATGCCTGCAGAAATACGAGAAGCGTATCGCCGATTATATTTCGCCAGAAACCCTAAAGGCCTGGCAGATGCCGGGGGTCGCAGAGGCCTTGCACAAAATTCATTTTCCCGCAACGATCGAAGAGACAGAATACGCGCGCCGGCGCATGGCATTCGATGAGCTCATGCTGTTTTCAGTTTTGAACGAAGAAAAAAAGGCGGCGATTCGGCGCATCGAAAAAAGCCACAAGATCGTCATCAATCTGGCGCTTAAGAAAGAAATCGAAGCTCTCGAGAAGACTCTGCCGTTTGAGCTCACGAGCGACCAGAAGAAGGCGATTTTTGGCCTGATGCAAAACTCGACGGCCAGCTACCCGGTGAACCATTTGCTCATGGGCGATGTGGGCAGCGGCAAGACTCTCGTCGCGCTGCTTCTGGCACTCGTCTATATGCGCAATGGTCTGCAGGTGGCGTATCTTGCCCCGACTGAAATTCTCGCGCGGCAGCACTACCAGACGTTCTTGAATATTCTACCCGGTGGGTCTTTCGAAGGTGTCGAGCTCATTATCGGTAAAGACGCCGCGAAAGAACGCCGCGCAAAACTCGACCGGTTGGCGCGCGGCGATTCGCGGCTCGCAATCGGCACGCACGCACTCATTCAAGACGACGTCAGCTTTCAGAATCTGGCGCTCATCATCATCGACGAGCAACACCGCTTTGGCGTTGAGCAGCGCGAGAAGCTGCGCGCGAAGGGCAAAACCCCTGACCTGCTTTCGATGACGGCGACGCCGATACCGCGCACGCTGACGCTCGCATACTATGGCGACCTTGAACCGTTCTATCTGAAAGAGAAGCCGAAAGACCGCCTGAAGATAGACACGCGCCTCTTTGCCGAAAGCGACCTAGACCGCATCTACAAGGCGGTGCGCAAGTATGTGAGCGAAGGCCGGCAGGTTTATATTATCTATCCTGTGATTGAAGAGAGCGAGAACTCCGATATGGCGTCGCTGGTGAGCGAATATGCCGCGCTCGAGCGCGATGTGTTTCCCGATCTGCGGCTGGGGCTGTTGCACGGTCGCCTTACAGGCGATGAAAAAGAACGGGCAATGCAAAAATTCAAAGAGGGATTAATACAGGTTCTGGTGGCAACCACCGTCGTCGAAGTTGGCATCGACGTACCCAATGCCAATGTGATCGTGATCAGAAACCCTGACCGCTTTGGCCTTTCACAACTACACCAGCTACGCGGCCGGGTTGGTCGCGGTGAACACCAGAGCTTTTGCATTCTCGTAGCGCCCGACCGGCTGACCGCCGAGGGCCAGCAACGGCTCGACGCACTCGTGCGCACAGACGATGGCTTTGAACTGGCGCAAACCGACTTTCAGCTGCGCGGAGCTGGCGAAATGACGGGCCTCAGGCAGTCTGGCGCGTCAGAATTTCACGTTGCCGACCTGCGAATTCACGGTGACCTGCTCGACAAAGCCGTCGAGTACCTGCAGAGTCACCCCGAAGTGCAGGCACAGTTCGGCTCTTTAAAAAATATTCAGCAGGCGCTCGAAAAGGGATTGGTGCTGTTCGGCAACTAA
- the infA gene encoding translation initiation factor IF-1, which yields MAKEEAISVNGVIKKALPNAMFLVELENGHEILGHISGKMRKHYIRINPGDKVSIELSPYDLTRGRITYRVA from the coding sequence ATGGCCAAAGAAGAGGCAATCTCAGTAAACGGTGTAATCAAAAAAGCTTTGCCCAACGCCATGTTTCTCGTCGAACTCGAAAACGGTCATGAAATTCTCGGCCACATCTCGGGCAAGATGCGCAAGCACTACATTCGCATCAACCCCGGCGATAAGGTGTCGATCGAACTTTCACCTTACGACCTTACCCGCGGTCGCATCACTTATCGGGTTGCCTAA